The following proteins are encoded in a genomic region of Lactiplantibacillus plantarum:
- the larD gene encoding D/L-lactic acid transporter LarD, producing the protein MIHQLLAEFMGTALMIIFGVGVHCSEVLKGTKYRGSGHIFAITTWGFGITIALFIFGNVCINPAMVLAQCILGNLSWSLFIPYSVAEVLGGVVGAVIVWIMYADHFAASADEISPITIRNLFSTAPAVRNLPRNFFVEFFDTFIFISGILAISEVKTPGIVPIGVGLLVWAIGMGLGGPTGFAMNLARDMGPRIAHAILPIKNKADSDWQYGIIVPGIAPFVGAACAALFMHGFFGIG; encoded by the coding sequence GTGATTCATCAGCTTTTGGCAGAGTTCATGGGAACCGCCTTGATGATTATTTTTGGTGTCGGTGTACATTGTAGTGAGGTTTTAAAGGGGACCAAGTATCGCGGTTCCGGCCATATCTTCGCAATTACAACATGGGGGTTTGGGATTACAATTGCTCTCTTCATTTTCGGCAATGTCTGCATTAACCCGGCCATGGTATTAGCCCAATGTATTTTAGGGAACCTTTCATGGTCATTGTTTATCCCGTATTCAGTTGCAGAAGTTTTGGGTGGGGTTGTTGGTGCCGTGATCGTCTGGATCATGTATGCGGACCATTTTGCCGCTTCTGCTGATGAGATTTCCCCAATTACGATTCGGAACTTATTCTCAACCGCACCCGCTGTGCGGAACTTACCACGGAACTTCTTCGTCGAATTCTTCGATACATTTATTTTTATTTCTGGGATTTTAGCTATTTCTGAAGTGAAGACGCCGGGGATCGTGCCGATTGGTGTTGGGCTCTTAGTCTGGGCCATTGGGATGGGGCTAGGTGGCCCAACTGGATTCGCCATGAACCTTGCACGGGACATGGGCCCACGGATCGCCCACGCCATCTTACCAATTAAGAACAAGGCTGACAGCGACTGGCAATACGGGATCATTGTTCCTGGGATTGCACCTTTCGTTGGGGCTGCTTGTGCGGCGTTGTTTATGCATGGGTTCTTTGGGATTGGGTAG
- a CDS encoding alpha/beta hydrolase, which produces MLKRYWWRWLLGIGLLVGICWPAYTWSQANIKTLKNTGRTRMAPVIMVPGSSASQNRFDSLITELGKETPKKHSVLKLTVQTDGTIKYSGSIAANDNEPFIVIGFANNRDGKANIDKQAVWLNTAFKALVKTYHFNHFYALGHSNGGLIWTLFLERYLKESPKVHIDRLMTIASPYNMESTSTTAKTSMFKELYRYRTGLPESLTVYSIAGTENYTSDGTVPYNSVNYGKYIFQDQVKHFTEITVTGANTAHSDLPQNKQIVSLIRQYLLAETMPDKVRQKNAQRVQN; this is translated from the coding sequence ATGCTTAAACGATATTGGTGGCGGTGGCTTCTTGGAATCGGTTTGTTAGTCGGGATCTGTTGGCCGGCCTACACGTGGAGTCAAGCGAATATCAAGACGCTGAAAAACACTGGTCGGACGCGGATGGCACCAGTTATTATGGTCCCCGGATCGAGTGCGTCACAGAACCGGTTTGATAGTTTGATTACCGAGTTGGGGAAGGAAACGCCGAAAAAACACAGTGTATTGAAGCTGACAGTTCAGACGGATGGGACAATTAAGTATAGTGGTTCGATTGCTGCTAATGATAATGAGCCGTTCATCGTGATTGGCTTCGCGAATAATCGTGATGGTAAAGCTAATATTGATAAGCAAGCTGTCTGGTTGAATACGGCATTTAAGGCGTTGGTCAAAACGTATCACTTTAATCACTTTTATGCGCTAGGTCATTCCAATGGTGGCCTCATTTGGACCCTCTTTTTAGAGCGCTATCTAAAGGAAAGTCCGAAGGTTCATATTGACCGGTTAATGACGATTGCCTCGCCGTACAATATGGAATCGACAAGTACGACCGCCAAGACGAGCATGTTCAAGGAACTTTACCGTTATCGGACTGGTTTGCCGGAATCGTTAACCGTTTACTCGATTGCGGGGACGGAAAACTATACCAGTGATGGGACGGTGCCGTATAACAGCGTTAACTACGGTAAGTACATCTTTCAAGATCAGGTCAAGCATTTTACGGAGATTACTGTAACGGGGGCGAATACGGCGCACTCCGATCTACCACAGAATAAGCAAATCGTCAGCCTGATTCGACAGTACTTACTGGCTGAAACGATGCCTGACAAGGTTCGTCAAAAAAACGCACAACGGGTACAAAATTAG
- a CDS encoding serine hydrolase domain-containing protein encodes MMNKRRWLLSLLPILLGLIGVGVWGSQQLGQGAQQVTPKTIKVQQAASKIKSATKKQTTTKPKLKPGQLTEAQAIKQIDQLIKSHHIMGTLLLTTNGPAGVRVRTYGYADDANQVRNTATEAYPLASLQKAVTGVMIQKLINQGKLSLTTKLSHFYPEIPYANQITIRELLDHRSGIRMTEITPKTILPTETARLNFTLQHLRSTNNHAYAYSNANFTLLAGVIRKVTHKSYQAALTNDIIRPLGLKHTYEYNDIPGNVINPTSYRLANGFGQSGIISKPLQSSELGCGSLYMSVGDYYKFMYGLQSGQLVGEAGLKSLADNFQIKYSAGVYYQAGQLIRVGGNDNNFHSYYMGSRNAKVALVLFENQGVFGGDNQVAYKIRDILLKTVPF; translated from the coding sequence ATGATGAACAAACGGCGTTGGTTATTAAGTTTATTGCCAATCTTACTGGGGTTGATTGGTGTGGGTGTGTGGGGATCACAGCAATTAGGTCAAGGAGCACAGCAAGTGACACCAAAGACAATTAAAGTACAGCAGGCAGCGTCAAAAATCAAATCCGCGACGAAAAAGCAAACGACGACTAAGCCTAAATTGAAGCCCGGCCAGCTTACTGAGGCCCAGGCAATCAAGCAAATCGATCAGTTGATCAAAAGTCATCATATTATGGGGACACTATTACTGACCACGAACGGTCCGGCGGGGGTCCGGGTTCGAACGTATGGTTATGCGGATGATGCCAATCAAGTCCGCAATACTGCGACGGAGGCTTATCCATTAGCGTCATTACAAAAAGCTGTGACTGGCGTGATGATTCAAAAACTGATCAATCAGGGTAAGTTGAGTCTGACGACGAAGCTGAGTCACTTTTACCCGGAAATTCCGTACGCCAATCAGATTACGATACGTGAACTATTAGACCATCGTTCCGGTATTCGGATGACTGAGATAACACCAAAGACGATTTTACCAACGGAGACGGCGCGGCTGAACTTTACACTGCAACATTTACGGTCGACGAATAATCATGCTTATGCCTATTCCAACGCGAACTTTACCTTATTGGCAGGGGTTATTCGCAAAGTGACGCATAAATCCTATCAGGCGGCTTTGACTAATGACATCATTCGGCCATTGGGATTAAAACATACCTATGAATATAACGATATTCCGGGCAATGTGATCAACCCGACTTCGTATCGCTTGGCTAATGGGTTTGGTCAGAGTGGCATCATTTCTAAGCCGTTACAATCTAGTGAATTAGGCTGTGGTAGTCTATATATGAGTGTGGGGGATTATTATAAATTTATGTATGGGCTTCAAAGCGGCCAGCTAGTTGGCGAAGCCGGTTTAAAGTCACTTGCGGATAATTTTCAAATTAAATATTCGGCAGGCGTTTATTACCAGGCAGGCCAGTTGATTCGAGTGGGTGGCAATGACAATAATTTTCATAGCTACTATATGGGGTCGCGAAATGCCAAAGTCGCCTTAGTCTTATTTGAAAATCAGGGTGTTTTTGGTGGTGACAACCAGGTAGCGTATAAGATTCGTGATATTTTATTGAAGACGGTACCTTTTTAG
- the glf gene encoding UDP-galactopyranose mutase: MSKYDYLVVGAGLFGAVFAHEAALRGKHVKVIEKRDHIAGNIYTKEVDGIQVHQYGAHIFHTSDKQIWEYVNQFAEFNRYTNSPVANYKGHMYNLPFNMNTFSELWGVRTPAEAQAKIQEQKDAAQLSGEPKNLEEQAISLIGTDIYEKLIKGYTEKQWGQKATDLPAFIIRRLPVRYTYDNNYFNDTYQGIPIGGYTQIVEKMLDHPEIDVETGVDFFANKNQYLADFPKIIFTGMIDQYFNYQLGELEYRSLRFETEERDVDNYQGNAVINYTDAETPYTRIIEHKHFEFGKGDKGKTIITREYPANWKRGDEPYYPVNNTRNNTLYKQYAELAKQEGNVIFGGRLGQYRYYDMHQVIHAALVCVKSELSKGM; the protein is encoded by the coding sequence TTGAGTAAGTATGATTATTTGGTTGTTGGTGCCGGACTTTTCGGTGCAGTCTTTGCCCATGAAGCAGCATTGCGTGGTAAACACGTCAAGGTGATTGAAAAGCGGGATCACATTGCCGGAAATATCTATACCAAAGAAGTAGATGGAATTCAAGTTCACCAATATGGTGCTCATATCTTCCATACTTCTGATAAACAGATTTGGGAGTATGTTAATCAATTTGCCGAATTTAATCGTTATACAAACAGTCCAGTCGCAAATTATAAAGGACATATGTATAACTTACCCTTCAATATGAATACGTTTAGTGAACTGTGGGGAGTTCGGACACCTGCAGAGGCACAAGCAAAAATTCAGGAACAAAAAGACGCTGCTCAGTTAAGCGGCGAACCTAAGAATCTTGAAGAACAAGCAATATCGTTGATTGGTACTGATATTTATGAAAAATTGATTAAGGGCTACACCGAAAAACAATGGGGCCAAAAGGCGACCGACTTACCAGCATTTATCATTCGTCGACTGCCAGTCCGCTACACATACGATAACAACTACTTCAATGATACTTATCAAGGGATTCCAATCGGTGGTTACACGCAAATCGTCGAAAAAATGTTGGATCACCCAGAAATTGATGTTGAGACCGGTGTGGATTTCTTCGCCAATAAAAATCAGTATTTAGCCGACTTTCCGAAGATCATATTTACTGGGATGATTGATCAATACTTCAATTATCAATTAGGAGAATTGGAATATCGTTCTTTACGATTTGAAACGGAAGAACGTGACGTTGACAACTACCAAGGAAATGCTGTTATTAATTATACGGATGCGGAAACACCGTATACTCGAATCATCGAACATAAGCATTTTGAATTTGGAAAAGGTGACAAGGGTAAGACAATTATTACTCGTGAATATCCAGCTAACTGGAAACGCGGAGACGAACCATATTATCCAGTTAATAATACTCGCAATAATACGTTGTATAAGCAATACGCTGAACTTGCAAAGCAGGAGGGCAACGTGATTTTTGGTGGGCGCTTAGGGCAATATCGGTACTATGATATGCACCAAGTGATTCATGCAGCATTAGTCTGTGTAAAGTCAGAATTATCAAAAGGAATGTAG
- the wecB gene encoding non-hydrolyzing UDP-N-acetylglucosamine 2-epimerase, with protein sequence MTKPIKVMTIFGTRPEAIKMAPIVLQLQQQPQFEPVTVVTAQHREMLDQVLTIFHITPDYDLNIMKPNQTLAGITSRVLTKLDAIMDTVKPDIVLVHGDTTTTFAASVSAFYHQIPVGHVEAGLRTWQKYSPYPEEMNRQLTDVLADMYFAPTELSRQNLLKENHPDTAITVTGNTAIDALKQTVSMDYQHAALDLIQPGHRMILLTMHRRENQGAPMEAVFVAIKRVVAQHPDVEVVYPVHLSPAVQTVAKRILGHTDRIHLIDPLDVLDFHNMAARSYFIMTDSGGVQEEAPSLNKPVLVLRDTTERPEGVTAGTLRLVGTDGQQVAAAMTSLLDDSAAYQRMAGAKNPYGDGHAAEYILQAIMKKIGTH encoded by the coding sequence ATGACAAAACCAATTAAGGTAATGACGATTTTCGGCACGCGGCCAGAAGCAATTAAGATGGCGCCCATCGTGTTGCAGTTGCAGCAACAGCCACAATTTGAACCGGTAACGGTGGTGACGGCTCAACACCGCGAGATGTTAGACCAGGTGCTCACGATTTTTCACATTACGCCGGACTATGATTTGAATATCATGAAGCCTAATCAGACGTTAGCTGGTATCACCAGCCGGGTACTGACGAAGCTAGATGCAATTATGGATACAGTCAAGCCTGATATCGTGCTGGTGCATGGCGATACAACCACGACGTTTGCAGCTAGTGTGAGTGCTTTCTATCATCAAATCCCAGTCGGACACGTGGAAGCGGGGTTGCGGACATGGCAGAAGTACTCGCCATATCCTGAAGAGATGAATCGGCAGCTGACCGACGTGCTGGCCGACATGTACTTTGCACCGACCGAATTAAGTCGGCAGAATCTATTGAAGGAAAACCATCCGGATACGGCCATCACGGTAACGGGCAATACGGCCATCGATGCCTTAAAACAGACGGTTTCGATGGACTATCAACACGCTGCGCTTGATTTGATTCAGCCTGGGCACCGGATGATCTTACTCACGATGCATCGGCGTGAGAATCAGGGCGCCCCGATGGAAGCGGTCTTTGTCGCCATCAAACGAGTGGTTGCTCAGCATCCCGATGTCGAAGTGGTCTACCCAGTACACTTGAGTCCGGCAGTGCAGACAGTCGCCAAACGTATCCTCGGCCATACCGATCGCATTCACCTCATTGACCCGCTCGACGTGCTTGATTTTCACAACATGGCGGCGCGCAGTTACTTCATTATGACGGATTCGGGTGGGGTGCAGGAAGAGGCCCCGTCACTGAATAAACCGGTGCTCGTATTGCGTGATACTACTGAACGACCGGAAGGGGTCACCGCGGGGACGTTACGATTAGTCGGCACTGATGGTCAGCAGGTTGCGGCAGCAATGACCAGTCTGTTAGATGATTCCGCAGCGTACCAACGGATGGCAGGCGCTAAAAATCCTTATGGCGATGGTCATGCTGCGGAATACATCTTACAAGCGATTATGAAAAAAATTGGTACACATTAA
- a CDS encoding glycosyltransferase family 2 protein, protein MKPKITVIAPVYNVEEYLEKSVSSILEQTLKDIEVILVDDGSSDASGAIIGDFAAKDNRVIGLHQVNAGAAAARNTGIKRAQGKYLYFLDPDDWLEKTMLQKMYDFAEEHQLQLTITGFVNEYYEKEKAFSVKNVMSKRIFATQNDFRLHAHEYLNNTFLAVPWNKLYKTSYLKNHHLEFPQVKWDDLHFNMEVIRNIERVGVLDIAEYHFFRSRPGSETTKVFNEKLFANRIQQFKHILAVYDDWKISDNVILMYVYNYYALRMIQLTQEIADNNMHISKKKSYVKKILSDPLTQSAFKKGKSNKGLIGVFMIPYRLRMVTTVLAIGKVISFVKAHFSVLFYRARIHVQKSKE, encoded by the coding sequence ATGAAACCAAAAATAACAGTGATAGCACCGGTATATAACGTAGAAGAATACTTGGAGAAATCCGTCTCAAGTATATTAGAACAGACTTTGAAGGATATTGAAGTAATTTTAGTTGATGATGGATCTTCAGATGCTTCGGGAGCAATTATTGGTGATTTTGCTGCAAAGGATAATCGTGTTATAGGACTCCATCAGGTTAATGCAGGTGCCGCCGCAGCTAGAAATACGGGAATCAAACGGGCTCAGGGAAAGTATTTGTATTTTTTGGATCCGGACGACTGGTTGGAAAAAACTATGCTACAGAAGATGTATGACTTTGCAGAAGAACATCAATTACAATTGACTATTACTGGTTTTGTCAACGAATATTATGAGAAGGAAAAAGCCTTCTCTGTAAAAAATGTAATGTCAAAGCGTATCTTTGCAACACAAAATGACTTTCGATTGCATGCGCATGAGTATTTAAATAATACTTTTCTTGCGGTACCATGGAACAAGTTGTATAAGACTAGTTACCTTAAAAATCATCATCTTGAATTTCCGCAGGTGAAGTGGGATGATTTACATTTTAATATGGAAGTTATCAGGAATATTGAACGTGTGGGTGTATTAGATATTGCTGAATACCATTTCTTCCGCTCTCGACCAGGTTCAGAAACGACAAAAGTTTTCAATGAAAAGCTTTTTGCAAATAGAATACAGCAATTCAAGCATATTCTCGCTGTGTATGATGATTGGAAAATTTCGGATAATGTAATTTTAATGTATGTCTATAATTATTATGCATTGAGAATGATCCAGCTAACACAGGAGATTGCAGATAATAACATGCATATTAGCAAAAAAAAGAGCTATGTTAAAAAGATTTTGTCAGATCCACTCACGCAATCAGCCTTTAAAAAGGGAAAGAGCAACAAAGGGCTTATCGGGGTGTTTATGATTCCTTATCGTCTCAGGATGGTGACAACAGTATTAGCAATTGGCAAAGTGATTTCTTTTGTTAAAGCTCATTTTTCTGTGCTTTTTTACAGGGCCAGAATACATGTTCAAAAGAGTAAGGAGTAG
- a CDS encoding PTS sugar transporter subunit IIC has translation MLKHVQNSLLTFERVVERQRYWRALRDTLTLLFPFALVGAYVSFMNQAIFQRNGFLNHIYYLSHWLPGFKHLATYTTMLNLSINGILAVIAAFSAANFVARSAQRDNLLAGLTAAISFIMLNINYNFFSTQGQPAGSRFLEDNLGTQGIFLALLVGLLTGWLFSHLTRYPHIHQEIETQTHLLARAHANWLPIVAALLVFSAIGYGISFVSKGGLNGLFYAVFTLPFSNPGASLLAIIGVASLSNLYWLIGIIGPVDFSGNSTTSTVQNLEYALQHGSAWGAPNPVTLHTLFDAFANVGGPGMTLALLIAILWRSRNRNYRTVAKTSALPVLFNINQPLLVGLPIAYSPILAIPFLLAPLASMVITWCALKLQWMPPVVYPVGRTMPGFLTGWLGTGGDWRAFIVSLINIAVATAVYLPFVLLANQVEEEAQADA, from the coding sequence ATGTTAAAGCATGTACAGAACAGCCTATTGACCTTTGAACGGGTCGTTGAGCGGCAACGTTATTGGCGCGCCTTACGTGATACGTTGACGCTGCTTTTTCCATTCGCATTAGTTGGGGCGTACGTTAGTTTTATGAACCAGGCAATCTTTCAGCGCAATGGTTTTTTGAATCATATTTATTATCTCAGTCACTGGCTGCCGGGGTTTAAACATTTGGCAACTTACACGACGATGCTTAATCTGAGTATCAACGGCATCCTTGCCGTGATTGCGGCTTTTTCAGCCGCTAATTTTGTCGCGCGGAGTGCCCAGCGTGATAATCTGTTAGCGGGATTGACGGCGGCAATTAGTTTTATCATGCTTAATATCAATTATAATTTTTTTAGTACCCAGGGTCAGCCTGCTGGCAGTCGGTTTTTAGAAGATAATTTGGGAACTCAGGGCATCTTCCTCGCACTATTGGTGGGCCTGTTGACTGGTTGGTTGTTCAGTCATTTGACACGGTATCCACACATCCACCAGGAGATCGAGACCCAGACCCACTTGCTAGCGCGGGCACACGCGAACTGGTTACCGATAGTCGCTGCTTTGCTGGTGTTCAGTGCCATCGGGTATGGTATTAGTTTTGTCAGTAAAGGGGGATTAAACGGCCTGTTTTACGCGGTCTTCACCTTACCATTCAGTAATCCGGGGGCGTCGCTACTAGCGATAATTGGCGTGGCATCGCTCAGCAATTTATACTGGTTAATCGGGATTATCGGTCCGGTTGACTTTAGTGGTAACAGTACTACAAGTACGGTTCAAAATTTGGAATATGCGTTGCAACACGGTTCGGCGTGGGGCGCGCCAAATCCAGTAACGCTCCATACGTTATTTGATGCGTTTGCGAACGTAGGTGGTCCCGGAATGACGTTAGCGTTATTGATTGCAATTTTGTGGCGTTCACGTAACCGTAATTATCGAACGGTGGCCAAGACCAGTGCCTTGCCAGTACTGTTTAATATCAACCAACCGTTGCTCGTCGGCTTACCGATTGCTTATAGTCCGATTTTAGCGATTCCGTTTCTATTAGCGCCACTGGCTAGCATGGTCATCACGTGGTGCGCGTTGAAGCTTCAATGGATGCCGCCGGTCGTTTATCCGGTTGGTAGAACGATGCCGGGCTTCTTGACCGGTTGGCTGGGAACTGGTGGCGACTGGCGGGCCTTCATCGTTAGTCTGATCAATATAGCGGTAGCCACAGCAGTCTACTTGCCATTTGTCCTATTGGCAAACCAGGTTGAGGAGGAGGCGCAGGCGGATGCTTAA
- a CDS encoding YihY/virulence factor BrkB family protein, whose amino-acid sequence MNLKARYPKITKSLEIIIRRYGQANVSNNAIVLAYYALMSIAPIILIAGNLIARFDLKSGQILAYAQEVIPSNVYQTFKPILVSFLSSGSSSSLSIGILVTVWSASKIIAAIRRSLNEAYGVTDAQNAVWTRIIAFFLTLGLLLLIVGLAIFFTLSQLILDVILNLTNLTRAIIPNWINQLLENKNLITFVGMFVVAMLLYYFVPNAKVKLRYIWTGALVTTIGWIVISQGFRVYIELFAKRITTYQTIGSLIVLMFWLNFSGILLMFGGVVNASVQEWFEHKIEPKSPRMIRRIRRQFFKRKKTTKKE is encoded by the coding sequence ATGAATTTAAAAGCCCGTTACCCTAAAATTACGAAAAGCCTGGAAATTATTATTCGGCGGTATGGACAAGCCAATGTCAGCAATAATGCGATTGTGCTGGCCTACTACGCGTTAATGTCGATTGCCCCGATAATCTTGATTGCCGGAAACCTCATAGCCCGGTTTGATTTGAAGTCTGGACAGATTTTAGCGTACGCTCAGGAAGTTATTCCTAGTAATGTCTACCAGACGTTTAAGCCGATTTTAGTTTCATTTCTGTCTAGTGGCAGCAGCAGTAGTTTGTCAATTGGGATTTTGGTGACAGTCTGGTCGGCGTCTAAAATCATTGCGGCAATTCGCAGGAGTCTAAATGAGGCGTACGGGGTCACGGATGCCCAAAATGCCGTATGGACGCGAATTATTGCCTTTTTCTTAACGTTGGGACTATTACTCCTCATCGTAGGGCTGGCGATTTTCTTCACGTTGAGTCAGTTGATTCTAGACGTAATCTTGAATTTGACGAATCTCACGCGTGCCATCATTCCGAATTGGATCAATCAGTTGTTGGAAAACAAAAACTTGATTACCTTTGTTGGGATGTTCGTCGTCGCCATGTTGTTGTATTACTTTGTACCGAACGCCAAGGTAAAATTGCGTTACATTTGGACGGGGGCGTTAGTCACGACGATTGGTTGGATCGTGATCTCGCAAGGGTTCCGGGTGTACATCGAATTATTTGCTAAACGGATTACGACTTACCAAACGATTGGGAGTTTAATTGTACTGATGTTCTGGTTGAATTTTTCCGGGATTCTCTTGATGTTTGGTGGTGTCGTCAATGCGTCGGTGCAGGAATGGTTTGAGCATAAGATTGAGCCAAAGTCTCCACGGATGATTCGCCGCATTCGTCGACAATTCTTCAAACGCAAAAAAACAACTAAAAAAGAATAA
- a CDS encoding universal stress protein — MPSRYTNILVPVDSSDAAQAAFTEAVNIAQRHQANLTALYVVDDSAYHTPALDPVLSELLDAEAAHAKDAMRQRQQFVATTSAPNLKTEISYGIPKHTIEDYAKQHPEIDLIVLGATGTNSPHRVAVGSTTSYVVDHAPCNVIVIR, encoded by the coding sequence ATGCCAAGCCGTTACACAAATATTTTAGTACCCGTTGACAGTTCCGATGCTGCACAAGCCGCTTTTACCGAAGCGGTCAACATTGCCCAGCGGCACCAAGCAAACCTGACTGCGCTCTACGTGGTGGATGACAGCGCCTACCACACCCCCGCACTCGACCCGGTTCTATCTGAATTACTAGACGCGGAAGCCGCTCACGCAAAAGATGCCATGCGGCAGCGACAACAATTCGTCGCCACCACGTCCGCACCGAATTTAAAAACTGAAATCAGCTACGGGATTCCAAAACACACCATTGAGGACTATGCCAAGCAACATCCCGAAATTGACTTGATCGTGCTCGGCGCCACTGGTACCAACTCGCCCCATCGCGTAGCCGTTGGTTCAACGACCAGCTACGTCGTGGATCACGCCCCTTGCAACGTCATCGTCATTCGTTAA
- the gdhA gene encoding NADP-specific glutamate dehydrogenase: MIILSQATDYVQHVYQVIEHRDPNQTEFLEAINDVFKTITPVLEQHPEYIEANILERLTEPERIIQFRVPWLDDAGHARVNRGFRVQFNSAIGPYKGGLRLHPSVNLSIVKFLGFEQIFKNALTGLPIGGGKGGSDFDPKGKSDNEIMRFCQSFMTELSKYIGLDTDVPAGDIGVGGREIGFLYGQYKRLRGADRGVLTGKGLNYGGSLARTEATGYGLAYYTNEMLKANQLSFPGQRVAISGAGNVAIYAIQKVEELGGKVITCSDSNGYVIDENGIDFKIVKQIKEVERGRIKDYADRVASASYYEGSVWDAQVAYDIALPCATQNEISGDQAKNLIANGAKVVAEGANMPSSPEAIATYQAASLLYGPAKAANAGGVAVSALEMSQNSMRLSWTFEEVDNRLKQIMQDIFAHSVAAADEYHVSGDYLSGANIAGFTKVADAMLAQGLV, from the coding sequence ATGATCATATTGAGTCAAGCAACTGATTATGTCCAACACGTTTACCAAGTCATTGAACACCGTGATCCGAACCAAACCGAATTTTTAGAGGCCATCAACGACGTCTTCAAAACGATCACGCCAGTCCTCGAACAACATCCAGAATATATCGAAGCCAATATTTTGGAACGTTTGACCGAACCAGAACGGATTATTCAATTCCGGGTTCCTTGGCTCGACGATGCTGGTCATGCACGAGTCAACCGTGGGTTCCGAGTACAATTTAACTCAGCAATCGGTCCATACAAGGGCGGCTTACGGTTACACCCATCCGTTAATCTGAGTATCGTCAAATTCTTGGGCTTTGAACAGATCTTCAAAAATGCCCTGACCGGCCTACCAATTGGCGGTGGTAAAGGGGGCTCTGATTTCGACCCTAAGGGCAAATCAGACAACGAAATTATGCGCTTCTGTCAGAGTTTCATGACCGAACTGAGCAAGTACATTGGTCTCGATACCGACGTTCCTGCTGGTGATATCGGTGTTGGTGGCCGCGAAATCGGCTTTTTATACGGCCAATACAAGCGACTCCGTGGCGCTGACCGCGGCGTACTCACCGGTAAAGGTTTGAACTATGGCGGTTCGTTAGCCCGGACTGAAGCTACCGGTTATGGGCTCGCCTACTATACCAACGAAATGCTCAAGGCCAACCAACTTTCCTTCCCTGGTCAACGCGTTGCCATTTCTGGTGCTGGTAATGTCGCCATCTACGCGATTCAAAAGGTTGAAGAACTCGGTGGCAAGGTGATTACTTGCTCCGACTCAAACGGTTACGTTATTGACGAAAACGGTATCGACTTCAAGATCGTTAAGCAGATCAAGGAAGTTGAACGCGGTCGTATCAAAGACTATGCCGACCGTGTAGCCAGTGCCAGCTATTACGAAGGTTCCGTCTGGGACGCCCAAGTAGCTTATGATATCGCGTTACCTTGCGCCACCCAAAACGAAATCAGCGGTGATCAAGCCAAGAACTTGATTGCCAATGGTGCCAAGGTCGTTGCCGAAGGGGCTAACATGCCTAGCAGTCCAGAAGCCATTGCGACATACCAAGCTGCCAGCTTGCTATATGGTCCGGCCAAAGCTGCCAATGCTGGTGGCGTTGCCGTTTCCGCCCTTGAAATGAGCCAAAATAGTATGCGTTTGAGCTGGACTTTTGAAGAAGTCGATAATCGCCTCAAGCAAATCATGCAAGATATCTTTGCACACTCCGTTGCCGCTGCCGACGAATACCACGTTAGCGGTGATTACCTGAGTGGTGCTAACATTGCTGGCTTCACAAAAGTTGCTGACGCCATGTTAGCGCAAGGCTTAGTTTAA